A window of the Halomarina salina genome harbors these coding sequences:
- a CDS encoding ATP-dependent helicase, which yields MSDSTRPADHAATAGEDDHDPRPAQQDIIDSDEYPMRVLAGAGTGKTFTMVRKIERLIDDGVSPDRVLALTFTNNAADSMREKLVEKLGPRGHDIEAYTYHAICHELLQEFAYHADLDPRYDIATEADQFALVYDVLDEMPYRFTSPEVYDPDGFGKGAAQRLLGFIPAMKRSGITPDHLATYLGDPAALLEYDDLVERIEAAADEHVRVGWHKPSPDRLNEMCAGLAALRQTIAAERETLGTDGVGADLRSFLRELETACDRLASFLTERTDEIVDGDLTAAFKLPAYLFGAYSSPPSGIPSVGFTLTGKLQGFIDHCQIASDLTAGYAAYERRLDEEMLLDFNDLVIRANALLEDDAVREWATSQWDYVYCDEYQDTDAVQFELVQQLVTDDRLFVVGDDDQAIYEWRGANIENIGPRLTEAFDGLADETLEENFRSHQPILDLANNALEQLDSRGSTKQLQAVAEKQDATDGVVTITAGEEPDDESQQITNAITRLLNGETEHADEPYEAGDIAILARKNRHAKPIVKALNRAGIPYELAGDLADESVGVATVLAYLKALADPDDEVSLNRVLTMRYRLCQADLALLNATDEPLYERLQSLPREQFEEPERVARARDDFAQLSDIRETHSLTRLYRELKDVTSIEWFLSEQERRDLAQLDELLSSFDDGAIQPELSKEFVEFLGLHGTITATGGAAIEDQPDTAASAVNIMTVHKSKGLEFPVVVLPRLTADQWEPSERTYDTLEHVLSGGSVLDHDFATRDEHESRRVFHVAVTRAEELSVLVGKGEDDDGEEDDDLPLSVVDGALSDSLPWTVGGASFPIWELVQSSVPPSATDGTDSLASPVSLGDDTAAIYDGTPLGRSTARTRVLQLAREMLDGNLEAIDPTTAGIPAAALDPPTGPQLRRQHSYTSLDTLSTCSRQHYLNYVLRAFDDPPSVGAPAMDGGTLSGSEASIREIGVLFHETAERAANRGVTTPDGWYEIADQLAAARGLEPALDEAQACIDRYFECEASDWEVLAAEREFTLEIEGFTVTGVIDAVCRRPDGEFVILDYKATTKKRSLDEDIQLPLYVLACEELFEQPIRTAGYAYVGDVGPAVETRTFSEEELQTARERIIDRLRAAEQSRYNQYTAGEHCQWCPHRSLGCSDEADIE from the coding sequence GTGAGTGACTCCACACGGCCGGCTGACCACGCCGCCACTGCAGGCGAGGACGATCACGACCCGCGTCCGGCCCAGCAGGACATCATCGACTCCGACGAGTACCCGATGCGGGTACTCGCCGGCGCAGGGACGGGCAAGACGTTCACGATGGTGCGGAAGATCGAGCGGCTCATCGACGATGGTGTGTCACCGGATCGGGTGCTGGCGCTGACGTTCACGAACAACGCGGCGGACTCGATGCGTGAGAAGCTGGTCGAAAAACTCGGCCCGCGTGGTCACGACATCGAGGCCTACACGTATCACGCGATCTGCCACGAACTCCTCCAAGAGTTCGCGTATCACGCCGATCTCGACCCGCGGTACGATATCGCGACCGAAGCCGACCAGTTCGCGCTGGTCTACGACGTCCTCGATGAGATGCCGTATCGGTTCACCTCGCCGGAGGTGTACGACCCTGACGGGTTCGGGAAAGGCGCTGCCCAGCGGCTACTGGGATTCATCCCGGCGATGAAACGCTCGGGAATCACGCCCGACCACCTGGCGACGTACCTGGGCGACCCTGCAGCGCTTCTCGAGTACGATGACCTCGTCGAGCGGATCGAGGCGGCCGCCGACGAACACGTCCGCGTGGGGTGGCACAAACCCAGCCCGGACCGACTCAATGAGATGTGTGCCGGGCTGGCAGCACTCCGACAGACGATCGCAGCCGAGCGTGAGACGCTCGGAACCGATGGGGTGGGCGCGGACCTACGATCGTTCCTGCGGGAGCTGGAAACGGCGTGTGACCGGCTGGCGTCGTTCCTCACCGAGCGGACGGACGAGATCGTCGACGGCGACCTTACGGCGGCGTTTAAACTCCCGGCGTACCTGTTCGGTGCGTACTCGAGCCCGCCATCCGGCATCCCATCGGTCGGCTTCACGCTCACAGGGAAACTCCAGGGGTTCATCGACCACTGCCAGATCGCTTCGGATCTGACGGCTGGCTACGCCGCCTACGAACGGCGACTCGACGAGGAGATGCTCCTCGATTTCAACGATCTCGTTATCCGCGCGAACGCGTTGCTGGAGGATGACGCCGTTCGAGAGTGGGCCACCTCCCAGTGGGACTACGTCTACTGTGATGAGTACCAGGACACCGACGCCGTCCAGTTCGAACTCGTCCAGCAGCTCGTCACCGATGACCGACTGTTCGTCGTCGGGGATGACGACCAGGCGATCTACGAATGGCGCGGTGCCAATATCGAGAACATCGGGCCACGGCTGACCGAGGCGTTCGACGGGCTCGCTGACGAAACCCTCGAAGAGAACTTCCGGTCGCATCAACCCATCCTGGATCTGGCGAACAACGCGCTCGAACAGCTCGATTCGCGCGGAAGCACCAAACAGCTCCAGGCCGTCGCGGAGAAGCAGGATGCGACCGACGGCGTCGTAACGATCACAGCCGGTGAAGAACCAGACGACGAGTCCCAGCAGATCACGAACGCGATTACGCGATTACTCAACGGCGAGACCGAACACGCTGATGAGCCGTATGAGGCGGGTGACATCGCGATCCTGGCTCGCAAGAACAGACACGCGAAACCGATCGTCAAAGCGCTGAATCGTGCGGGCATTCCGTACGAACTCGCTGGTGATCTGGCCGACGAATCGGTCGGAGTAGCGACTGTCCTTGCCTATCTGAAAGCGCTCGCCGATCCTGACGATGAAGTGAGTCTCAACCGCGTGCTCACGATGCGCTATCGACTGTGTCAGGCAGATCTGGCGCTGCTGAACGCCACCGACGAGCCACTGTACGAGCGATTGCAATCGCTGCCCCGTGAGCAGTTCGAAGAACCGGAGCGGGTCGCACGGGCTCGCGATGACTTCGCACAACTATCCGATATTCGTGAGACCCATTCGCTGACGCGCCTCTACCGCGAGCTGAAGGACGTCACGTCGATCGAATGGTTCCTCTCGGAGCAGGAGCGCCGTGACCTCGCGCAACTCGATGAACTCCTCTCGTCGTTCGATGACGGCGCGATCCAGCCGGAGCTCTCGAAAGAGTTCGTCGAGTTCCTCGGCCTCCACGGAACGATCACCGCGACGGGTGGGGCTGCTATCGAGGACCAGCCCGACACCGCGGCGTCGGCGGTGAACATCATGACGGTCCACAAAAGCAAGGGCCTCGAGTTCCCCGTGGTCGTTCTGCCGCGACTGACCGCCGACCAGTGGGAACCCAGTGAACGGACATACGATACGCTCGAGCACGTCCTATCCGGTGGTTCTGTTCTAGACCACGACTTTGCAACGCGCGACGAGCACGAGTCTAGACGTGTATTCCACGTCGCGGTGACGCGTGCAGAGGAACTCTCAGTCCTCGTCGGCAAGGGCGAAGACGACGATGGCGAGGAGGATGACGACCTGCCGTTGTCGGTCGTCGACGGGGCGCTGTCCGATTCGCTTCCGTGGACCGTCGGGGGCGCGTCGTTCCCGATTTGGGAGCTGGTCCAGTCGAGCGTACCACCATCCGCGACTGACGGAACGGACAGCCTCGCCAGTCCTGTTTCACTCGGGGACGACACCGCGGCGATTTACGATGGGACACCACTCGGTCGCTCCACCGCACGGACCCGCGTGCTGCAATTGGCACGGGAGATGCTCGACGGCAATCTCGAAGCGATCGATCCAACGACCGCGGGCATCCCTGCTGCAGCACTTGATCCACCGACTGGACCACAGCTCCGCCGCCAACACAGCTACACGTCGCTCGATACGCTCTCGACGTGTTCCCGACAGCACTACCTCAACTACGTCCTCCGGGCGTTCGACGATCCGCCATCGGTTGGGGCGCCGGCGATGGACGGTGGCACGCTCTCGGGGAGTGAGGCCTCGATCCGTGAAATCGGTGTCCTGTTCCACGAAACGGCTGAACGGGCGGCAAATCGTGGCGTGACAACACCGGATGGGTGGTACGAGATTGCCGATCAACTCGCTGCCGCTCGAGGCTTGGAGCCCGCCCTCGACGAGGCACAGGCGTGTATCGACCGGTATTTCGAATGCGAAGCGAGCGACTGGGAGGTGCTCGCCGCCGAACGCGAGTTTACTCTGGAGATTGAGGGTTTCACTGTCACGGGTGTGATCGACGCTGTGTGCCGACGACCGGACGGCGAGTTCGTGATTCTGGACTACAAAGCGACGACGAAGAAGCGCTCGCTCGACGAGGACATCCAGCTTCCGTTGTACGTCCTCGCGTGTGAGGAACTGTTCGAGCAACCGATCCGAACCGCTGGATACGCCTATGTCGGTGATGTCGGCCCCGCTGTCGAGACGCGGACGTTCAGTGAAGAGGAGCTTCAGACGGCTCGTGAACGAATCATAGACCGGCTACGAGCTGCAGAGCAGAGCCGCTACAATCAGTACACCGCTGGCGAACACTGCCAGTGGTGTCCACATCGGTCCCTAGGGTGTAGCGACGAAGCCGATATAGAGTGA
- a CDS encoding helicase-related protein, which yields MSIDLDSGDSIFLNGTAAEVIKTYAVGDLDYLRAYVEEIGVKTVCIDDVEIERKQDQLGALEPAAATHLHPDHESVSAEWFDLRSQALQLQIAHEQGQLLSISNSLVRLEPYQLACVNWVMQKLRQRALIADDVGLGKTIEAGLILKELTARNRADRVLFVVPAHLQKKWIRDMDRFFDISLTPADRQWVDGERRRLGEEANIWDQDYQQLVTSMAFLRQEKFREELDDAFWDFVVVDEAHKAAKRGESPSKTSKMVERVADNSDSLLLLSATPHDGKGEAFRSLIEYIDPFLVAEDQDLSKEAVDRVMMRRGKQTIYDDDGERIFPNREVGTIPVEMTYEERQFYRAVTDYVKHVYNRSEQLNEPAVGFAMALMQKRLVSSIGAIKATLSRRLANLVDQQSTATSLSEEASAYLEGEDLDEQDQQKAEEELAGLTITESDAQLEEEIETLRDLVSLAEGIPVDSKAQKVRRYIQQLLEEQPNEKVLLFTEYRDTLDYILELVKDEPWADEILVIHGGVDKEDRARIEDEFNHGQSRLLFATDAASEGIDLQHSCHIMVNYELPWNPNRLEQRIGRLHRYGQEKEVKVWNFSFEDTRESEVFEMLQEKVENIRGQLGNTADVLGMLDDINVDSLIMESIRNDEPASATKEELEELIDERQRTLAEWYERSLIDTSTFDEESRRKIQEVMDQSEDVYGSEADIRQFFELGISALGGDVEKAGSNLFRAELPDSLRRSRDGEPYGPFTFNREFAMDHDGIEYISPDADLVQELMQRVLDNEQGAVGLKLLPFVDEPGITYNYRVRFEDGTGEVIREEILPIFVDAAHRDPQQRLGQRVIEGGTIKGSPDGDRVRTLLEHQSEMRSSADRYVSQRVESRRDKLHERRKEETQQELDDLEAYAEAERERIETFIADYERKAEAGSDMDIAIRRQRDRLSKLEERIEKRRRELQRKAQVISLAPEVENICLTLPI from the coding sequence ATGTCTATTGACCTCGATTCCGGTGATTCGATCTTTCTTAACGGTACGGCCGCTGAGGTGATCAAGACGTACGCCGTCGGCGACCTCGATTATCTTCGAGCCTACGTCGAGGAGATCGGGGTCAAAACCGTCTGTATCGACGACGTGGAAATCGAACGGAAGCAGGACCAACTCGGTGCGCTCGAACCGGCGGCAGCCACTCACCTGCATCCTGACCACGAATCAGTCTCTGCAGAGTGGTTCGACCTCCGTTCACAGGCACTCCAGCTCCAGATCGCCCACGAACAGGGACAACTGCTGAGCATCTCGAACTCGCTGGTCCGTCTCGAACCGTACCAGCTTGCCTGCGTGAACTGGGTGATGCAGAAGCTCCGACAGCGAGCGCTCATCGCTGACGACGTTGGCCTCGGGAAAACCATCGAGGCAGGGCTCATCCTCAAGGAACTCACCGCACGCAACCGCGCCGATCGTGTCCTGTTCGTCGTCCCCGCGCACCTCCAGAAGAAGTGGATCCGCGACATGGACCGCTTCTTCGACATCAGCCTCACACCAGCGGATCGGCAGTGGGTCGACGGCGAACGCCGCCGTCTCGGGGAGGAGGCGAACATCTGGGATCAGGACTACCAACAACTGGTCACGAGTATGGCGTTCCTCCGCCAGGAGAAGTTCCGCGAGGAACTTGATGACGCCTTCTGGGACTTCGTGGTCGTCGACGAGGCACACAAGGCGGCCAAGCGCGGGGAATCTCCAAGCAAGACCTCGAAGATGGTCGAGCGCGTTGCCGACAACTCCGACTCGCTACTCCTGCTGAGTGCGACGCCACACGACGGGAAGGGCGAGGCGTTCCGCTCGCTCATCGAGTACATCGACCCCTTCCTCGTCGCCGAGGACCAAGACCTCTCGAAGGAGGCGGTCGACCGCGTGATGATGCGTCGCGGGAAGCAGACCATCTACGACGACGACGGCGAGCGCATCTTCCCGAATCGCGAGGTCGGGACCATCCCGGTCGAGATGACTTACGAGGAACGCCAGTTCTACCGTGCGGTCACGGACTACGTCAAGCACGTCTACAATCGCTCTGAGCAGCTCAACGAGCCTGCTGTGGGCTTTGCGATGGCACTGATGCAGAAGCGCCTCGTCAGTAGTATCGGCGCTATCAAGGCGACGCTCAGTCGTCGGCTGGCGAACCTCGTCGACCAGCAGTCAACGGCGACATCCCTCTCCGAGGAGGCCTCCGCCTACCTCGAGGGGGAGGACCTCGACGAGCAGGACCAGCAGAAGGCCGAAGAGGAGCTCGCAGGACTCACGATCACCGAGAGCGACGCCCAACTCGAAGAGGAGATCGAGACGCTCAGAGACCTCGTCTCGCTCGCAGAGGGGATCCCTGTCGACTCGAAGGCCCAGAAGGTGCGACGGTACATCCAACAGCTGCTCGAGGAACAGCCTAACGAGAAGGTGCTGCTGTTCACGGAGTACCGCGATACGCTCGACTACATCCTCGAACTTGTGAAGGACGAGCCGTGGGCCGACGAGATCCTCGTCATCCACGGCGGCGTCGACAAGGAAGACCGCGCTCGCATCGAGGACGAGTTCAACCACGGACAGTCCCGCTTGCTCTTCGCGACCGACGCAGCCAGCGAGGGGATCGACCTCCAGCACAGCTGCCACATCATGGTCAACTACGAGCTGCCGTGGAACCCGAACCGCCTCGAACAGCGCATCGGGCGTCTCCACCGCTATGGCCAGGAGAAGGAGGTCAAAGTGTGGAACTTCTCGTTCGAGGACACCCGCGAAAGCGAGGTGTTCGAGATGCTTCAGGAGAAGGTCGAGAACATCCGCGGCCAGCTGGGAAATACTGCCGACGTGCTGGGGATGCTCGACGACATCAACGTCGACTCGCTCATCATGGAGTCAATCCGGAATGACGAGCCCGCGAGTGCGACCAAGGAGGAGCTCGAGGAGCTCATCGACGAGCGACAGCGGACGCTCGCGGAGTGGTACGAGCGAAGCCTCATCGACACCAGCACGTTCGACGAGGAGAGCCGCCGGAAGATCCAGGAGGTAATGGACCAGTCCGAGGACGTCTATGGGAGCGAAGCCGACATCCGACAGTTCTTCGAGCTGGGAATCTCCGCGCTCGGCGGAGACGTCGAAAAGGCCGGAAGCAACCTCTTCCGTGCAGAACTGCCCGACTCCCTTCGACGCTCGCGTGACGGTGAGCCGTACGGACCGTTCACCTTCAACCGTGAGTTCGCGATGGACCACGACGGAATCGAGTACATCTCTCCCGATGCAGACCTCGTCCAGGAACTGATGCAGCGGGTGCTCGACAACGAGCAGGGTGCCGTGGGGCTCAAGCTGCTCCCGTTCGTCGACGAGCCAGGCATCACCTACAACTACCGCGTCAGGTTCGAGGACGGGACGGGTGAGGTGATTCGAGAGGAGATACTCCCCATCTTCGTCGATGCGGCGCACCGCGATCCCCAGCAGCGCTTGGGCCAACGAGTCATCGAGGGAGGCACGATCAAAGGCTCCCCGGATGGGGACCGTGTACGAACGCTCCTCGAACACCAGAGCGAGATGCGGTCGTCCGCCGACCGATACGTGAGCCAGCGTGTCGAATCACGACGCGACAAACTTCACGAACGTCGGAAAGAGGAGACGCAGCAGGAACTCGACGATCTCGAGGCCTATGCGGAAGCGGAGCGCGAACGGATCGAGACGTTCATCGCGGACTACGAGCGGAAAGCCGAAGCGGGGTCGGACATGGACATCGCGATCCGGAGACAGCGTGATCGACTGTCGAAGTTGGAGGAGCGGATCGAGAAACGCCGCCGTGAACTGCAGCGGAAGGCGCAGGTGATTTCGCTAGCACCCGAAGTCGAGAACATCTGCCTCACCCTCCCAATATAA
- a CDS encoding TATA-box-binding protein gives MVSFDLNEDELSSAGIAVKNIVAKLDLDIEFDLSYLSSEIPRSSYEPEQYPSLVFRPSGLSTVLVTRSGKLLFTGADSIENLRDTYRRISDELEGIGVDDVGRAEEIEIVNVVSTFELPSNVDLNYLSVTLGLENIEYEPEQFPGLVYRIENGLVVLIFSSGKVVVTGAESSSEILDAVNTIRELISD, from the coding sequence ATGGTTTCTTTTGATCTTAACGAGGATGAGTTGTCGTCCGCGGGTATTGCAGTTAAGAATATAGTCGCCAAACTCGATCTTGATATTGAGTTTGACTTATCTTATTTATCATCGGAGATACCGCGCTCCAGTTATGAACCCGAACAGTACCCAAGCCTAGTTTTCAGACCATCCGGACTTTCAACAGTATTAGTCACTCGATCAGGGAAACTCTTGTTTACTGGCGCAGACTCAATTGAAAATTTGCGAGATACCTACCGACGCATTTCTGACGAGTTAGAAGGTATTGGAGTGGATGATGTCGGGAGAGCAGAAGAGATCGAAATCGTGAATGTTGTCTCGACATTCGAACTGCCTTCGAATGTAGACTTAAATTATTTATCTGTTACTCTTGGTCTTGAAAATATAGAGTACGAGCCAGAGCAATTCCCCGGTCTCGTGTATAGGATTGAAAACGGGCTTGTAGTATTGATTTTTTCTTCAGGTAAGGTCGTGGTCACCGGTGCAGAATCGTCATCAGAAATATTAGATGCGGTAAATACGATCCGTGAATTAATATCAGACTGA
- a CDS encoding McrC family protein: protein MAETELGQIDGLSSIDIHLREYESSAPLDLSEDAERMLRTEINGGRERTGSRIEVAYDRDGLATLTATQYVGVVSLPDGPTIQIRPKAAGTNLLSLLRFARDVDPTTFDRETRMEAGDTFVEPLAILFERELRTVIQQGLHREYHRIDGQEDRLRGQLQVQRQLQRQGPTPTRFECRYSDLTYDTVANQGILYATTLLQRLVTDQELQQRLHQHQAILRQRVSLRRVDPNELDRLSVSHLNRYYEDLLRLTELIVRGVFIDDLATGTRGTFALLVNMNTIFEAVVERALRDALAERAGWTVKGQYTTQQLVTGGNHTVTIRPDIVVLDPSDEVRFVGDAKWKLGAPSNSDFYQMSAYQLAHDCPGALIYPEQDGVVESNCLINGSHRLELIELPTRSLAQGFKEYTERLQRSLEERVTGLIGE, encoded by the coding sequence ATGGCTGAGACCGAACTGGGGCAGATTGACGGTCTCAGCAGTATTGACATCCACTTGCGGGAGTACGAGTCGAGCGCTCCTCTCGATCTAAGCGAGGACGCAGAGCGTATGCTTCGAACGGAAATCAACGGTGGGCGAGAACGGACAGGGAGCCGGATTGAGGTGGCGTACGATCGGGATGGCCTGGCCACCCTAACGGCGACGCAGTACGTAGGCGTCGTATCGCTACCTGATGGGCCGACGATTCAGATCCGCCCGAAAGCCGCAGGGACGAACCTGCTGTCTCTCCTCCGATTTGCTCGAGACGTAGATCCGACCACCTTCGATCGAGAGACCCGGATGGAAGCTGGGGATACGTTCGTCGAACCGCTTGCGATCCTCTTCGAACGCGAGTTGCGGACAGTGATCCAGCAGGGGCTGCACCGAGAGTATCACCGGATTGACGGGCAAGAAGATCGTCTCCGTGGACAGCTCCAGGTCCAGCGCCAGCTTCAACGTCAAGGACCCACCCCAACTCGGTTCGAATGTCGATATAGCGACCTCACGTACGACACCGTTGCGAACCAGGGAATCCTCTACGCGACGACCTTGCTGCAACGACTCGTCACTGACCAGGAACTGCAACAACGTCTCCATCAACACCAAGCGATTCTCCGACAACGGGTCTCGCTTCGCCGAGTCGATCCGAACGAACTGGACCGGCTCTCGGTGTCACATCTGAATCGGTACTATGAGGATCTCCTTCGACTCACCGAACTGATTGTGCGAGGCGTGTTCATTGACGACCTAGCGACGGGGACTCGAGGGACGTTCGCGCTGCTCGTGAACATGAACACAATCTTCGAAGCCGTCGTCGAACGTGCGCTGCGGGACGCGCTTGCGGAGCGGGCGGGGTGGACGGTTAAAGGCCAGTACACGACACAGCAGCTCGTTACCGGTGGGAACCACACCGTAACAATCCGACCAGATATCGTAGTGCTTGACCCCAGCGACGAAGTGCGGTTCGTCGGTGATGCAAAGTGGAAACTCGGGGCACCATCGAACAGCGATTTCTACCAAATGAGCGCCTACCAACTCGCCCACGACTGTCCGGGGGCGCTCATCTACCCAGAGCAGGATGGGGTAGTGGAATCGAACTGCCTCATCAATGGATCCCACCGTCTTGAGTTGATCGAGCTTCCCACACGGAGTCTGGCTCAGGGGTTCAAGGAATACACTGAGCGGCTACAGCGTTCTCTTGAGGAGCGTGTGACCGGCCTCATCGGCGAATAG
- a CDS encoding RecB family exonuclease → MSETDDDVMWISPSRLGVYAACPRRYEYEKAWDVASPEQTRRYMDRGLALHGAIEDTCETVQSDSGLSDAEIQRVAAEAIGDRWERHADRSEYRSAAHFRYDRRLCEAAIEDYFAGDGLVHARNSVATEAWLECQHEGVALHGRVDNVVETDDGLRIIDYKSSLNGIISGYSKDDVEAHRDGEKHAPRRVKSMFQAAAYIEGLKEHAAYEPGMDIEFTYYGLLQKKETSGSLDGLQVTVNGYGRDVGWIYEYNYDAVWELITDYYEAIRAETFDPQPMELLKENACDDCTYRSMCGDYLASEVSVGE, encoded by the coding sequence GTGAGTGAGACCGATGACGACGTGATGTGGATTTCACCGTCACGGTTGGGTGTCTATGCGGCGTGTCCTCGCCGCTATGAGTACGAGAAAGCGTGGGACGTCGCTTCTCCCGAGCAGACGCGGCGATACATGGACCGCGGACTCGCGTTACACGGTGCGATCGAGGACACCTGCGAGACCGTTCAGTCCGATTCGGGACTCAGTGACGCCGAGATTCAGCGAGTCGCTGCCGAGGCGATCGGTGACCGATGGGAGCGCCATGCGGATCGCAGCGAGTACCGGTCGGCAGCACACTTCCGCTACGATCGACGACTCTGTGAAGCGGCCATCGAGGATTACTTCGCCGGTGATGGGCTGGTCCATGCTCGGAACTCGGTGGCGACTGAAGCCTGGCTCGAATGCCAGCACGAGGGCGTCGCCCTTCACGGCCGAGTGGACAACGTCGTCGAAACCGATGACGGCCTGCGGATCATCGACTACAAGAGTTCGTTAAACGGCATCATCTCCGGCTACTCCAAAGACGACGTCGAAGCCCACCGTGATGGAGAGAAACATGCCCCACGCCGTGTCAAGAGCATGTTCCAAGCAGCCGCCTATATCGAGGGGCTCAAAGAGCATGCGGCGTACGAGCCGGGAATGGACATCGAGTTCACCTACTATGGCCTGTTACAGAAGAAAGAGACGAGCGGCTCACTGGACGGCCTACAGGTGACTGTCAACGGCTACGGCCGTGACGTCGGCTGGATCTACGAGTACAACTACGACGCGGTCTGGGAGCTCATCACGGACTACTACGAGGCAATTCGCGCGGAGACGTTTGACCCACAACCGATGGAACTGCTCAAAGAGAACGCGTGCGACGACTGTACGTATCGATCGATGTGTGGGGACTACCTCGCCAGTGAGGTGAGCGTCGGTGAGTGA